A region of Paenibacillus sp. 37 DNA encodes the following proteins:
- a CDS encoding ABC transporter substrate-binding protein codes for MRRLLRTIGVICLLLTLPGCVSQLDQRPGMIVDEEPITLRIAWWGGEFRNNATIAVIDLYEKLNPHVNIEYEYSSFNEYWRKLAPHAAGNALPDIIQMDISYLSQYSSLQLLEDMTPYMQSGLIDTTDIEKEQLESGSLNGKTYGLSLGVNAMLSIYDPEVLKANDIELPTDTWTWADFDRMGEQLLGKGIYLGTYFTPEQFFAYYLRQYGSKLYAEDGKRLGYEDDGLFIEYFGRMQQLAEKKLIFAPDIWTSDIGQPDNDPFYLGEALFSWGYSNQFISTAQRYGKPLTISPMPGPNSQEGLFLKPGMFFSMAGNSRHKEEAAKFISFFVNDLDANLLLKGERGVPVSSSVKERMKLVVEPELAQVFDYIDWVAEHSSQMDPPDPVGAPEVTAVLRELYDLLLFGKITPEQAAINFRERANAILGGK; via the coding sequence GTGAGAAGATTATTGCGAACCATAGGCGTGATCTGTCTTCTGCTGACTCTTCCTGGCTGCGTGAGCCAACTGGATCAAAGGCCAGGCATGATCGTTGACGAAGAGCCGATAACGTTGCGCATCGCTTGGTGGGGTGGGGAGTTTCGCAACAATGCAACGATCGCCGTTATCGATCTGTATGAGAAGTTGAACCCACATGTGAACATCGAATACGAATATAGCAGTTTCAACGAATACTGGAGAAAACTTGCCCCTCATGCGGCAGGCAATGCGTTGCCCGACATTATCCAGATGGACATCTCCTATCTGTCCCAGTACAGTTCGTTGCAACTGTTGGAGGATATGACGCCGTACATGCAGAGCGGACTGATTGACACGACAGATATTGAGAAGGAACAGCTGGAGAGTGGAAGCCTGAATGGTAAAACCTATGGTCTCAGTTTAGGGGTTAACGCCATGCTTAGCATCTATGATCCGGAAGTGTTGAAGGCCAATGATATTGAATTGCCAACGGATACGTGGACATGGGCGGATTTTGACCGTATGGGCGAGCAATTGCTGGGGAAAGGCATCTATCTGGGAACCTATTTCACGCCGGAACAGTTTTTCGCGTATTACTTGAGACAGTATGGTTCCAAGCTGTACGCGGAGGATGGCAAGAGGTTGGGTTATGAGGATGATGGGCTGTTTATTGAGTACTTTGGCAGGATGCAGCAGCTCGCAGAGAAGAAGCTTATTTTTGCACCGGATATCTGGACATCAGATATTGGCCAGCCTGATAACGACCCGTTTTATCTGGGAGAGGCTTTGTTTAGCTGGGGGTATTCCAACCAATTTATCAGCACCGCTCAGCGTTATGGCAAACCCTTAACCATCTCTCCAATGCCTGGGCCAAACAGCCAGGAGGGATTGTTCTTGAAGCCAGGCATGTTTTTCTCCATGGCGGGTAATTCCAGACATAAGGAGGAGGCTGCCAAGTTTATCAGCTTTTTTGTGAATGATTTGGATGCCAATCTGTTGCTCAAAGGGGAGCGGGGGGTGCCTGTCTCGTCCAGTGTCAAAGAGCGGATGAAGCTGGTGGTAGAACCGGAGCTGGCGCAGGTGTTTGATTATATTGATTGGGTTGCCGAACACAGCAGCCAGATGGACCCGCCTGATCCTGTAGGTGCACCTGAGGTCACTGCGGTGCTGCGTGAGTTGTATGATCTGCTGTTGTTTGGCAAAATTACGCCTGAGCAGGCGGCGATAAATTTCCGTGAGCGGGCAAACGCAATTCTGGGTGGGAAGTAA
- a CDS encoding sensor histidine kinase — translation MKAYRKLSIKMKMFLMIMVMMAFMIILAFGSLYYTYSVYDKQLFDKSSRLLNLSSSTVDVELQKLEALSLNMISDTQIQRALKSLLDDDSAYSSFIERKKITDRLWEHISGAARYVQSVHLIDSRGRVNKYGETLTVSQEKYDRMIAAAEQANGAVRWLYPDDDDPMLVMVRQVRAYEPMTLEPVGILFLRINIERLVEEYAGIDSQDSDIILKAGSEVVYPYRQLPDAVSAGLNPLPGSGGYEVKNLDGREIFLSQKKSGYTGWVYYNMASYDEIFERIIWLKNSLIVVYLIAILVVLALGMVFARSLTRPIRQLISQMKEVQYGDLENMDANLSIPTHQHMDELGLLQRTYRMMITHINTLIKENYASQLVIKETEFKALQAQINPHFLYNALDSIHWLAKKNRQEQISSMVLSLGYLLRSSISFKQNIITLAEELEIVSHYITIQTYRFRQRLDFRLDVPAPYLECAIPKLTLQPLLENAIQYGLEPQVGSCLIRVYAEISGGKLALIVEDHGPGMEPEYVEQVLRGEVKTRGTGIGLLNIRERVRLAFGEEYDVLLESKPGLGTRVTVLLPPPSLGKEDRP, via the coding sequence ATGAAAGCCTACCGCAAACTCAGCATCAAAATGAAAATGTTTCTGATGATCATGGTCATGATGGCGTTTATGATCATCTTGGCGTTTGGTTCCTTGTATTATACGTACTCGGTGTATGACAAACAGCTGTTTGATAAGTCTTCCCGACTTCTGAACCTTTCTTCGTCTACAGTGGATGTTGAACTTCAGAAGTTGGAAGCGTTATCATTGAACATGATCTCCGATACGCAGATTCAAAGAGCCTTGAAGTCGTTGCTGGATGACGATAGCGCATATTCAAGCTTTATTGAACGAAAAAAGATCACGGATCGGTTATGGGAGCATATCAGTGGGGCTGCACGTTATGTGCAGTCCGTTCATCTGATTGATTCCAGGGGAAGAGTGAATAAATATGGCGAGACACTAACCGTATCCCAGGAAAAATATGATCGGATGATTGCGGCTGCGGAGCAGGCCAATGGTGCAGTGCGCTGGTTATACCCTGATGACGATGACCCGATGCTGGTTATGGTGCGTCAAGTGCGTGCCTATGAACCGATGACCCTGGAACCGGTAGGCATACTGTTTCTGCGTATTAATATCGAGCGTCTCGTCGAGGAGTATGCGGGCATCGATAGCCAGGACAGTGACATTATTTTAAAAGCAGGCAGTGAGGTGGTGTATCCTTATCGCCAGCTTCCAGATGCGGTGTCCGCGGGACTGAATCCACTTCCGGGCAGCGGGGGATATGAGGTCAAAAATCTGGATGGGAGGGAGATATTCCTTTCCCAGAAAAAATCCGGCTATACCGGCTGGGTTTATTATAATATGGCCTCTTATGATGAGATTTTTGAACGTATCATATGGTTGAAAAATAGTCTGATTGTCGTATATCTTATCGCCATTCTGGTTGTCCTCGCCCTTGGTATGGTGTTCGCGCGCAGTCTGACAAGGCCGATCAGGCAGCTTATCAGTCAGATGAAGGAGGTTCAGTATGGGGATCTGGAGAATATGGATGCCAATCTGTCCATTCCAACACACCAGCACATGGATGAACTGGGGTTATTACAGCGTACGTATCGAATGATGATTACACATATTAATACATTGATCAAAGAAAATTATGCAAGCCAGCTGGTCATTAAAGAAACGGAGTTTAAGGCGCTTCAGGCGCAGATCAATCCACACTTTTTGTATAATGCGCTGGATTCAATCCATTGGCTTGCCAAAAAGAACAGGCAGGAGCAAATCTCCAGTATGGTGCTGTCACTCGGGTATTTGCTGCGTTCCTCCATCAGCTTCAAACAAAATATCATCACCCTTGCCGAAGAGCTGGAGATCGTCAGCCATTACATCACCATTCAGACCTACCGTTTCCGGCAGCGGCTGGATTTCCGCTTGGATGTGCCTGCTCCTTATCTGGAATGTGCCATTCCCAAGTTAACCCTACAGCCATTACTGGAGAATGCCATTCAATACGGATTGGAACCACAGGTTGGATCATGTCTGATTCGAGTGTATGCCGAGATATCAGGTGGCAAGCTGGCCCTGATCGTGGAGGATCACGGTCCCGGCATGGAACCCGAATATGTGGAACAAGTGCTGCGCGGTGAAGTGAAGACCAGAGGAACAGGTATTGGTTTGCTGAATATCAGGGAGCGGGTACGTCTGGCTTTTGGCGAAGAATATGATGTTCTACTGGAGAGCAAGCCAGGGCTTGGAACGAGAGTAACGGTGCTGCTGCCACCCCCATCACTAGGTAAGGAGGATAGGCCGTGA
- a CDS encoding extracellular solute-binding protein, whose protein sequence is MKKRMGSILLSSLLTMSLLAGCTGDNEPGNAEPAEGTEPAVQALTEIPLPITSEPFTIDYWRANDAKLTASLNNFGDMAAYKEKEKLTGIQVKFTHPPLGQQRDQFNLLISTKELPDVIYYNWADAVGGPEKMIKDGRIIRLNELIDSYAPNLKRIIESDPDVKKQIALDDGTIYMFPLLKLDALKLNATSGLIMRQDWLDALNLKVPTNIDEWYTVLKAFKEQDPNGNGKPDELPFTGNWGPGNLTKLHDFAAAFGVIGGFQLNGDKVEFGPIQPGYRDFLETMAKWYKEGLIDPEIMTNDGKAFDYKVTSNLAGAYQGGVFSGMGKYFNLMRDTDPNFNVTGVPWPVSPDGTSYATFNLENKVLSYGEAITASADEDKLKYIVQWMDYNYSEEGSNLFNFGIENDSYVRDGEGVKFTDTIIDNPNGLTYDQALASYALSIMDGPINQDSRYLDALLFDDGQRAANAEWMKASSALTLPPIRLSTEEVTTSTSIMSQVNTYLNETMTAIISGQKPITEFDKMTETIKSMDIDRAIEVHQAAYDRYQSK, encoded by the coding sequence GTGAAAAAAAGAATGGGGTCCATCCTGTTGTCATCACTACTTACCATGTCTTTACTGGCGGGCTGTACGGGGGATAATGAACCAGGTAACGCAGAGCCGGCAGAAGGAACAGAACCTGCGGTTCAGGCGTTGACGGAGATACCGCTACCGATTACAAGTGAGCCATTTACCATTGACTACTGGCGTGCCAATGACGCCAAACTGACAGCTTCCTTGAACAACTTTGGCGATATGGCCGCTTACAAGGAAAAGGAGAAGTTGACGGGCATCCAAGTGAAGTTTACACATCCTCCGCTTGGACAACAGCGTGACCAATTCAATCTGTTGATCTCCACAAAAGAGCTGCCGGACGTTATTTATTATAACTGGGCGGATGCCGTTGGCGGACCGGAAAAAATGATCAAAGACGGTCGCATCATCCGGCTGAATGAATTGATCGACAGTTATGCACCGAACTTGAAGCGGATTATTGAATCCGATCCAGATGTGAAGAAACAGATTGCACTCGACGATGGCACGATCTATATGTTCCCGCTGCTGAAGCTGGATGCATTGAAGCTGAATGCCACTTCCGGTTTAATTATGCGCCAGGACTGGCTTGATGCATTGAACCTTAAGGTACCTACCAACATTGATGAGTGGTATACGGTACTCAAGGCATTCAAGGAACAGGACCCTAACGGCAATGGGAAGCCAGATGAGCTGCCATTCACCGGCAACTGGGGACCGGGCAACCTAACCAAGCTCCATGATTTTGCGGCGGCCTTTGGTGTCATTGGTGGCTTCCAGTTGAATGGAGACAAGGTGGAGTTTGGACCGATTCAGCCGGGTTACCGTGATTTTCTGGAGACCATGGCCAAGTGGTACAAGGAAGGGTTGATTGATCCCGAGATCATGACCAATGACGGCAAAGCGTTCGACTATAAAGTCACCAGCAACCTGGCAGGCGCATATCAGGGCGGTGTATTCAGTGGTATGGGGAAATACTTCAATCTGATGAGAGATACCGATCCGAACTTTAACGTAACCGGTGTACCGTGGCCCGTATCTCCGGATGGAACTTCTTATGCTACCTTCAATCTGGAGAATAAGGTCCTAAGTTATGGTGAGGCTATTACGGCTTCTGCAGACGAAGATAAACTGAAATATATTGTGCAGTGGATGGACTATAACTATAGCGAAGAGGGTAGTAATCTGTTCAACTTTGGTATCGAAAATGACAGTTATGTTCGGGACGGAGAAGGTGTGAAATTCACAGATACCATCATTGATAATCCGAACGGTCTGACGTATGATCAGGCACTGGCATCCTATGCCTTATCCATTATGGACGGTCCAATCAATCAGGATAGCCGTTACCTGGATGCCTTATTATTTGACGATGGACAGCGTGCAGCGAATGCGGAATGGATGAAAGCAAGCTCGGCCTTAACACTTCCCCCAATTCGCTTGTCTACAGAAGAGGTAACCACTAGTACGTCCATCATGAGCCAGGTGAATACGTATCTAAATGAGACAATGACAGCCATCATTAGCGGACAGAAACCAATCACTGAATTTGACAAGATGACCGAAACCATCAAGAGCATGGACATTGACCGGGCGATTGAGGTTCATCAGGCGGCCTATGACCGATATCAGTCCAAATAA
- a CDS encoding carbohydrate ABC transporter permease, translating to MKQSIGERVFDVFNTLLLLVIMILCFYPMLYVFNSSISDPDQMLRSRSLMLIPEGFQLGAYKSVFQDTRIYTGYMNTLFYVVVGTAINLLMTSLAAYGLSRSDLMGRKTLMKLITFTMFFGGGMIPTFLLIQNLGMVDTRFALIIPGAISTFYFLIMKTNFEGIPISLIESAKLDGANDFLILFRIVLPLSKPILAVMMLYYAVDHWNDYVGPMLYLRSQELYPIQIIMRDILISSSTEAMGAGADTGFAIGENIKYATIIISTLPIMLVYPFIQRYFVQGALIGAVKQ from the coding sequence ATGAAACAGTCTATAGGGGAACGAGTTTTTGATGTATTTAATACCCTGCTGCTCTTGGTCATCATGATTTTATGCTTTTACCCGATGCTGTACGTGTTCAATTCTTCCATCAGCGATCCGGATCAGATGCTGCGTTCCCGGTCACTGATGCTCATTCCTGAAGGGTTCCAGCTGGGAGCGTACAAGTCGGTATTTCAGGATACTCGCATCTATACGGGATATATGAACACCTTGTTCTATGTTGTGGTGGGTACAGCCATCAATCTGCTCATGACTTCGCTGGCAGCGTATGGGTTATCACGCAGTGATCTGATGGGCAGAAAAACGTTGATGAAGTTGATTACGTTCACGATGTTTTTCGGCGGGGGCATGATCCCGACTTTTCTGCTGATTCAAAATCTCGGGATGGTGGATACCCGTTTTGCGCTTATTATTCCGGGTGCCATCAGCACATTTTATTTCCTCATTATGAAAACAAACTTTGAAGGTATTCCGATCAGTCTGATCGAATCGGCGAAGCTTGATGGCGCCAATGACTTTCTGATTTTGTTCCGAATCGTACTGCCTTTGTCAAAGCCAATCCTGGCGGTCATGATGCTGTATTATGCGGTTGACCATTGGAATGATTATGTCGGGCCAATGCTCTATCTACGCAGTCAGGAGTTATATCCGATTCAGATTATTATGCGTGATATTCTGATCAGCAGCAGTACGGAGGCCATGGGTGCTGGCGCCGATACCGGCTTTGCCATTGGGGAGAACATCAAATATGCGACCATTATTATCTCCACGCTGCCGATTATGCTGGTATATCCGTTCATCCAACGTTATTTTGTTCAGGGCGCTCTAATCGGTGCTGTGAAACAATAA
- a CDS encoding ABC transporter permease, translated as MLVPVVAYYLIFSYGPMYGLLMAFQESYNPIKGILAGDWVGFDNFTMFFESYYFWRLIKNTLILSFYSIVFGFPAPILLALLLNEVRKKWFRGAVQTISYMPHFISVVVVVGMLKTFSSLDGGLFNVIRDFFDLQPIMFLAEKDMFRPMYILSNIWQGAGWASIIFLAALSGIDPQLYEASKIDGAGRWRQLLHITLPGIMPTIVIMLILRMGAVMNADFQKILLMQTAPTYETSDVISTFVYRSGILEGNYTYSTAIGLFNGVINFALLIIANAISRKLNSTSLW; from the coding sequence ATGCTCGTTCCTGTGGTAGCCTACTATCTGATTTTCAGCTATGGGCCAATGTACGGGCTACTGATGGCATTTCAGGAATCCTACAACCCGATCAAAGGAATCTTGGCAGGCGATTGGGTCGGATTTGACAACTTCACCATGTTTTTTGAAAGTTATTATTTCTGGCGACTGATTAAGAACACACTGATTTTGAGTTTTTACAGTATTGTGTTTGGTTTCCCGGCTCCGATTCTACTAGCACTGCTACTGAATGAAGTCCGGAAGAAGTGGTTCAGAGGTGCAGTACAGACCATCAGTTATATGCCGCATTTCATCTCGGTTGTCGTTGTGGTTGGAATGTTGAAAACGTTCTCATCTCTGGACGGTGGGTTATTTAACGTCATTCGTGACTTTTTTGATCTGCAGCCGATTATGTTTTTGGCGGAAAAAGATATGTTCCGTCCGATGTACATCCTGTCCAACATATGGCAGGGCGCAGGCTGGGCCTCGATTATCTTTTTGGCAGCATTAAGTGGTATTGATCCTCAGTTGTATGAAGCTTCCAAAATTGACGGCGCAGGCCGCTGGAGACAGCTGTTACATATTACACTGCCGGGCATCATGCCCACAATTGTGATCATGTTAATTCTGCGTATGGGGGCGGTCATGAACGCGGATTTTCAGAAAATATTACTGATGCAAACGGCACCGACCTATGAGACATCGGATGTCATATCCACCTTTGTTTATCGTTCCGGTATTTTGGAGGGGAACTATACGTATTCAACCGCCATCGGACTATTTAACGGCGTCATTAATTTCGCGCTGCTCATTATTGCGAATGCAATCAGCAGAAAGCTTAACTCAACCAGTCTCTGGTAA
- a CDS encoding response regulator, whose amino-acid sequence MYKVLLVDDEFMISDGISSVVNWSRLGTELIGIAQDGLEALASIEQQRPDIIISDIRMPGMDGLQLVEAVAEKYQHISFIMLTGFTEFEYAKTAMQYGVKHYLLKPCSEEHLVQAISELVSEKRELTDQERFVQSIQYNLERVLPHAKEYFLKELVTNRTYGVKEWKYFKELFDVQFQDQRVRLLLVEIEGDHEYLHLFAVKNIAEDIFHNPILSATVGRHVLLIMEDKLSETQLFHNIDEIRATFTRYYHDDLTIALSEPGDLSQARHLYMQTLVYLNYRFYLGEGSLIMERDIYSPGERILPEFEYDPERMVTAIKAGHWQEVGSELNRMFQILASLRYDISQTKSYLIQMFMEMIRLSGSAEMKRYMDQLPGMIESSTLHSFQQFLLAVAKEITLRRYEQHRSRQSQMVGSVKQLVEKRYQDETLTLQSIAGEIYMNPDYIGKMFKKETGEKFTNYVLSYRIRKALELLEQDGNCTVSSLAEQTGFGANWPYFSKMFKKYTGFSPSEYKKVP is encoded by the coding sequence ATGTACAAGGTTTTGTTGGTCGATGATGAATTTATGATTTCGGACGGGATCTCCAGTGTGGTGAACTGGTCCCGATTAGGAACAGAACTGATTGGTATTGCTCAAGATGGATTGGAAGCGCTTGCTTCAATCGAGCAGCAACGCCCGGATATCATCATCTCGGACATCCGCATGCCGGGAATGGATGGATTACAGCTGGTTGAAGCTGTGGCAGAGAAGTATCAGCATATCTCATTCATCATGCTCACGGGTTTTACGGAGTTTGAATATGCGAAGACCGCCATGCAGTATGGGGTGAAGCACTACTTGCTCAAGCCCTGCAGTGAAGAGCATCTTGTACAGGCTATTAGTGAATTGGTCAGTGAGAAGCGAGAGTTGACCGATCAGGAGCGTTTTGTGCAGTCGATCCAATATAATCTGGAGCGTGTACTGCCACATGCCAAGGAATATTTTCTGAAAGAATTGGTGACCAACAGAACCTATGGGGTCAAGGAATGGAAGTATTTCAAGGAATTATTCGATGTACAGTTTCAGGATCAACGTGTGCGGTTGCTGCTGGTAGAGATCGAGGGGGATCATGAGTATTTGCACTTGTTCGCGGTGAAGAACATTGCCGAGGATATTTTTCACAATCCCATCTTAAGTGCCACGGTTGGAAGGCATGTGCTACTAATTATGGAGGACAAGTTGTCTGAAACGCAGTTGTTCCATAATATCGATGAGATTCGCGCCACATTTACCCGATATTATCATGACGATCTCACGATTGCCCTGAGCGAGCCAGGAGATCTTTCGCAGGCACGCCATTTGTACATGCAGACGCTAGTTTATCTCAATTACCGCTTTTACCTCGGTGAGGGCAGTCTCATTATGGAGCGGGATATTTACTCTCCCGGAGAGCGCATTCTTCCTGAGTTCGAATACGATCCGGAGCGGATGGTTACTGCAATCAAGGCGGGACACTGGCAGGAAGTCGGATCAGAGCTGAACCGGATGTTTCAGATACTTGCCAGCTTGCGATACGATATATCCCAAACAAAGTCCTATCTTATTCAGATGTTTATGGAGATGATTCGACTCAGCGGCTCTGCCGAGATGAAAAGGTATATGGACCAGTTGCCAGGCATGATTGAATCCAGCACCCTGCATTCTTTTCAACAGTTTCTGCTTGCCGTTGCCAAGGAAATCACGCTGCGCCGCTACGAACAACATCGCTCGAGACAATCGCAGATGGTAGGTAGTGTGAAACAGCTGGTAGAGAAGCGCTACCAGGACGAGACATTGACACTCCAGTCCATCGCTGGGGAAATATACATGAATCCAGACTACATTGGCAAAATGTTCAAGAAAGAAACTGGTGAGAAATTTACGAACTATGTGTTAAGCTACCGCATTCGCAAAGCGTTGGAGCTTCTGGAGCAGGACGGGAACTGCACGGTATCCTCGCTTGCCGAGCAGACGGGGTTTGGTGCCAACTGGCCGTATTTCAGCAAAATGTTCAAGAAATATACGGGCTTCTCCCCTTCCGAGTATAAAAAAGTACCCTAG
- a CDS encoding class I SAM-dependent methyltransferase codes for MKQNESSITSLISTFGRAYHSQHDRPLIFDDFMARLLISPQEFSDISNNMVRGIHFFNPDMAHQLKDDPEKVLKWITQVQLSPITLARAAYCEHVLLHEVALGLKQVVILGAGMDTFALRHPELEDTLDIIEVDYPATQQFKKERLNQAELTIPNNLHFVPMDFTRELSNDSLTLEGLKKRKTLASLLGVSYYLPKNDLFNVIRHVFANLPIGSSIVLDYADEHLFEEKGMFNRVENMIKLAAMGGEPMQSGYAYVEMETLLDEAGLLIYEHLTPEAIQEQFFQDRIDHLRAFETIHFIHAVKK; via the coding sequence ATGAAGCAAAATGAATCCAGTATCACATCATTGATTTCGACTTTTGGCCGAGCCTATCACAGCCAACATGACAGACCCCTCATTTTTGATGATTTTATGGCGAGATTGCTGATCTCTCCTCAAGAGTTTTCAGATATCAGCAATAACATGGTTAGAGGCATTCATTTTTTCAACCCGGATATGGCTCACCAGCTCAAGGACGACCCGGAAAAGGTTCTAAAATGGATTACCCAGGTACAGTTATCTCCAATAACTCTGGCTCGGGCCGCTTACTGTGAGCATGTACTTTTGCATGAAGTTGCGTTGGGATTGAAGCAGGTAGTCATTCTTGGCGCCGGGATGGATACGTTTGCTTTGAGGCATCCGGAATTGGAGGACACGCTGGATATCATTGAAGTGGATTATCCGGCTACACAGCAATTCAAGAAGGAGCGGCTGAATCAGGCCGAGCTGACCATTCCGAACAATCTTCACTTTGTACCCATGGATTTTACTCGCGAGCTTTCGAATGACAGCTTGACTCTTGAAGGGTTGAAGAAACGGAAGACGTTGGCTAGCCTCTTGGGTGTTTCGTATTATTTGCCCAAAAATGATCTGTTTAACGTGATTCGTCATGTGTTTGCGAACCTGCCAATCGGAAGCTCTATAGTTCTGGATTATGCAGATGAGCACCTTTTTGAGGAAAAAGGGATGTTTAATCGGGTTGAAAATATGATTAAATTGGCTGCAATGGGTGGTGAGCCGATGCAATCCGGCTACGCATATGTGGAGATGGAGACCTTGCTTGATGAAGCAGGGCTGCTTATTTATGAGCATCTGACTCCCGAGGCGATTCAGGAACAGTTTTTCCAGGATCGAATCGATCATCTAAGGGCATTTGAAACGATACATTTCATTCACGCAGTAAAAAAATAA
- a CDS encoding MFS transporter: MRWLDNYPKEVRIFLLASLVNATGSALMWPLTTMYVFDELGRTMANAGFVILIQSLGGIFGQLLGGSLYHRVGVKKLIIGSLALNALGLFALPWISAYWVVFICAMGWIGLFSSLSLPAIQAFIGFRFAERRGELFNVIYVANNIGVAIGTALSGFLADFSYHLSFVLNGVTSAGFAIFFWYYLSRVEPDQGEVHLTKRKTVPDGPGVWALLGNTRLYLFMSLGVLFLLFGNSIWNTGVSPYIISEGMEKRMYGLLWTLNGVLIFVGQPFTSWVKRTMARTSTAQMTASAVFYGMAYIVMITMYSYPGMVLAMVLATFGEMLISPATPAFISEHAGRAAPFYIGISGGIGAVGRVIGPYAMGVMYDKQGLIPVAWLATGTAAIAVLGFVLHAVLNRNREVKEYGMDA, translated from the coding sequence ATGAGATGGCTGGATAACTATCCAAAAGAAGTGAGAATATTTTTATTAGCAAGTCTGGTTAACGCAACAGGCAGTGCACTGATGTGGCCGCTGACCACCATGTATGTGTTTGATGAGCTTGGACGGACGATGGCTAACGCGGGTTTTGTGATCCTGATTCAGTCCCTGGGTGGCATCTTCGGACAGTTGCTCGGAGGTTCGTTGTACCACAGAGTAGGCGTAAAGAAACTGATTATTGGCTCACTGGCGCTTAATGCGTTAGGTTTGTTTGCGTTGCCCTGGATTAGTGCGTATTGGGTCGTATTTATATGTGCGATGGGCTGGATTGGTCTATTTAGTTCATTGTCGCTGCCAGCGATCCAGGCCTTTATTGGCTTCCGATTTGCGGAGCGACGCGGTGAATTATTCAATGTTATCTATGTGGCGAACAATATCGGGGTAGCGATTGGTACGGCGCTCAGTGGTTTTCTGGCTGACTTTTCCTATCATCTCAGCTTTGTACTGAACGGGGTAACCTCAGCTGGGTTTGCAATTTTCTTCTGGTATTATCTGTCTCGGGTTGAACCGGATCAGGGGGAAGTACATCTGACGAAACGCAAAACCGTTCCCGATGGGCCGGGCGTCTGGGCATTGCTGGGTAATACCCGATTATATCTGTTTATGAGCTTGGGCGTGCTCTTCCTGTTATTCGGCAATTCCATCTGGAACACAGGTGTGTCCCCGTATATCATTTCTGAGGGTATGGAAAAAAGAATGTATGGTCTGCTCTGGACCCTGAACGGGGTGCTGATCTTTGTAGGCCAACCTTTCACCAGTTGGGTGAAACGGACCATGGCCCGTACCTCCACTGCGCAGATGACCGCGAGTGCGGTATTCTATGGCATGGCCTATATCGTCATGATTACCATGTACAGCTATCCGGGCATGGTGCTCGCAATGGTACTCGCCACGTTCGGAGAGATGCTGATCTCCCCTGCAACACCAGCATTTATCTCCGAGCATGCGGGCAGGGCAGCCCCTTTTTACATCGGGATATCGGGTGGAATTGGTGCTGTTGGACGGGTTATCGGACCCTACGCGATGGGGGTTATGTATGACAAACAGGGACTTATTCCTGTAGCGTGGCTGGCAACAGGCACAGCAGCTATTGCTGTACTTGGTTTTGTGCTGCATGCAGTGTTGAACCGTAATCGTGAAGTGAAGGAGTATGGGATGGACGCCTAA